The following are from one region of the Halarcobacter sp. genome:
- a CDS encoding SDR family oxidoreductase — MKKYLVTGGAGKLSSKVIEALLNDLKVNPSDLVTTTRDVSKLSDLANKGVEVRQADFQDVNSLKEAFKDVENLLLISIDQIGKRKEYHTNAINAAQEVGVKHLVYTSMPHPETSPIGFAYEHEATEEALKNSTIANWTILRNNWYFENYIEFYGDTFKTQKWLSAVANGKVAQLSRVDLAYAAASALVKAKDEKSVYTLSGQESLTVDESAAIFNEVLGKNIEVIHVDNKTYKEQLLSFGVPSEIVDMLAGFEEHNRTNLSDFTSEDFEKLTGKKPLTLKEWTILNKENILAL; from the coding sequence ATGAAAAAATATTTAGTAACTGGTGGAGCAGGTAAATTATCAAGTAAAGTAATTGAGGCATTATTAAACGATTTAAAAGTTAATCCAAGTGATTTAGTAACTACAACAAGAGATGTAAGTAAATTATCAGATTTAGCAAATAAAGGTGTTGAAGTTAGACAAGCAGATTTTCAAGATGTAAACTCATTAAAAGAGGCATTTAAAGATGTAGAAAATTTATTATTAATTAGTATTGACCAAATTGGAAAAAGAAAAGAGTATCATACAAATGCAATTAATGCAGCTCAAGAAGTAGGGGTTAAACATCTTGTTTATACATCTATGCCACACCCTGAGACTTCTCCTATTGGTTTTGCTTACGAGCATGAAGCTACAGAAGAGGCTTTAAAAAATAGTACAATTGCTAATTGGACAATCTTAAGAAATAACTGGTATTTTGAAAACTATATTGAGTTTTATGGGGATACTTTTAAAACACAAAAATGGTTAAGTGCAGTTGCAAATGGGAAAGTTGCACAACTAAGTAGAGTTGACTTAGCATATGCAGCAGCAAGTGCTTTAGTTAAAGCTAAAGATGAAAAATCTGTTTATACTCTAAGTGGACAAGAGTCTTTAACAGTTGATGAAAGTGCAGCAATTTTCAATGAAGTATTAGGAAAAAATATTGAAGTTATACATGTAGATAATAAAACTTATAAAGAGCAACTACTTTCATTTGGTGTACCTTCTGAGATTGTAGATATGTTAGCAGGTTTTGAAGAGCATAATAGAACAAATCTTTCAGATTTTACAAGTGAAGATTTTGAAAAATTAACAGGTAAAAAACCTTTAACATTAAAAGAATGGACTATTTTAAATAAAGAAAATATTTTAGCTCTTTAA
- a CDS encoding GNAT family protein, whose product MHYRIIDKNIKVYLTTTLFTDELFHLTNKNRNFLSKWLPWIDSIKEPNDTNSFILSQLENLKNMKSLHQTIFYKERIVGVLAYNSMENKTGIIGYWLAEEFNGKGIMTKCVEDLIEQGFSYYKLEKVEIRCAKENTKSQAIPKKLNMKMERTIKDAEKLNGKLYDHLVYSIDKNSFYLLKS is encoded by the coding sequence ATGCACTATAGAATAATTGATAAAAATATAAAAGTATATTTAACAACTACCCTATTTACAGATGAATTATTTCATCTAACAAATAAAAATCGTAATTTTCTAAGTAAATGGCTTCCTTGGATAGACTCAATAAAAGAGCCAAACGATACTAATAGTTTTATCTTATCCCAATTAGAAAATCTTAAAAATATGAAATCACTACATCAAACAATATTTTACAAAGAAAGGATTGTTGGGGTATTAGCATATAACTCAATGGAAAATAAAACAGGTATTATTGGTTACTGGTTAGCAGAAGAGTTTAATGGAAAAGGTATAATGACAAAATGTGTAGAGGATTTGATTGAACAAGGATTTTCTTACTATAAACTTGAAAAAGTTGAAATAAGATGTGCAAAAGAAAATACAAAAAGCCAAGCAATACCTAAAAAACTTAATATGAAAATGGAAAGAACTATAAAAGATGCAGAAAAACTAAATGGAAAACTTTATGACCATTTAGTTTATTCTATAGATAAAAATAGCTTTTATCTATTAAAGAGCTAA
- a CDS encoding PhnD/SsuA/transferrin family substrate-binding protein: MNKPIVVGSVAYDPKIVTIWDIIRDYFNDNGVRLDYILFSNYEAQIEYLLSGKIDIAWNTNVAWVRTKELSQGKAQALLMRDTDIDFKSVFITKASSGIKTIQDLKGKKFGLGSADSAQAAILPLKYLETELKDEINDVDIVRYNSDLGKHGDTGRSEFDILDSILNDDIDAGAIGISSWIRMLEDGMFPSGEVESFYVSEGYCHCNFTTLDTLDENVKNTFIDMMLKQDPNDPIIKKMMEMEGLNKWVLTKEEELKGYKILTQAMREQDLMKNNW; encoded by the coding sequence ATGAATAAACCTATAGTAGTAGGATCTGTTGCATATGATCCAAAAATCGTTACAATCTGGGATATTATTAGAGACTATTTTAATGATAATGGTGTAAGACTAGATTATATATTGTTTTCAAATTATGAAGCACAAATTGAGTATTTGTTATCAGGGAAAATTGATATTGCTTGGAATACTAATGTTGCTTGGGTTAGAACAAAAGAGTTAAGCCAAGGGAAAGCCCAAGCTTTACTTATGAGAGATACTGATATAGATTTTAAATCTGTATTTATCACAAAAGCATCTAGTGGAATTAAAACTATTCAAGACCTAAAGGGTAAAAAATTTGGTCTTGGAAGTGCAGATTCTGCTCAAGCTGCTATTTTACCACTTAAATATCTTGAAACTGAATTAAAAGATGAAATAAATGATGTAGATATCGTAAGATACAATTCTGACTTAGGGAAACATGGAGACACAGGAAGAAGTGAATTTGATATTTTAGATTCTATTCTAAATGATGATATTGATGCAGGAGCTATTGGGATTAGCTCTTGGATTAGAATGTTAGAAGATGGCATGTTTCCAAGTGGAGAAGTTGAATCTTTTTATGTAAGTGAAGGTTATTGTCATTGTAACTTTACTACATTAGATACACTAGATGAAAATGTAAAAAATACATTTATTGATATGATGTTAAAACAAGATCCAAATGATCCTATTATTAAAAAAATGATGGAGATGGAAGGATTAAACAAATGGGTTTTAACAAAAGAAGAAGAGTTAAAAGGTTATAAAATTTTAACCCAAGCAATGAGAGAACAAGATCTTATGAAAAATAACTGGTAG
- a CDS encoding acyl-CoA dehydrogenase family protein gives MNNLYNQMIEFAKENIAPYTDSVDKSASFPVDAFEAIKKKKITGLMVPKEYGGMGLGFEEHTQTVLAFASYCATTALCYMMHNVATNCVVTHGSEEMKQKYLPKIANGEIMLALAYSESGTGTHFYNPEIKVTKENDLFVMNGRKSFVTSAEYADLYLVDAANPNSEDLDNWLVPKDAAGVVFQESAWDGLGMRGNASCPMLLENVKLDESYRIGEEKSGLDQIFNTVGPFFIMGLAAVYSGVAVNAANTITEYSMSRKYSDDTSLCNIPTVQNHISDIYTDAASAKHFTLSAARSVTNGDADAQANVLAARLHASKVAVDVCTKAMKIGGGTAYAKRITIERLLRDSLAAQVMAPSTDVITTWLGKALTNQPLM, from the coding sequence ATGAACAATTTATATAATCAAATGATTGAGTTTGCAAAAGAAAATATTGCACCGTATACGGACTCTGTAGATAAATCTGCAAGTTTCCCAGTTGATGCTTTTGAAGCAATTAAAAAGAAAAAAATTACAGGACTAATGGTTCCTAAAGAGTATGGGGGAATGGGTCTAGGTTTTGAAGAGCATACACAAACAGTACTTGCATTTGCAAGTTATTGTGCAACAACTGCTTTATGTTATATGATGCATAATGTTGCAACAAATTGTGTAGTAACTCATGGTAGTGAAGAGATGAAACAAAAATACCTTCCAAAAATTGCAAATGGTGAGATAATGTTAGCATTAGCTTATAGTGAAAGTGGTACAGGAACTCACTTTTATAATCCAGAGATTAAAGTTACAAAAGAAAATGACCTATTTGTTATGAATGGAAGAAAAAGTTTTGTAACATCTGCTGAATATGCTGATTTATACCTTGTTGATGCTGCTAATCCAAATAGTGAAGACTTAGATAACTGGCTTGTTCCAAAAGATGCAGCTGGTGTTGTTTTCCAAGAATCAGCTTGGGATGGATTAGGTATGAGAGGAAATGCTTCTTGTCCAATGTTACTTGAAAATGTAAAACTTGACGAAAGTTATAGAATTGGGGAAGAAAAATCTGGACTTGATCAAATATTTAATACTGTTGGTCCATTTTTTATTATGGGTCTAGCAGCTGTTTATAGTGGAGTTGCAGTAAATGCGGCTAATACTATCACTGAATATTCAATGAGTAGAAAATATAGTGATGACACTTCTTTATGTAATATACCAACTGTACAAAATCATATTTCAGATATATATACAGATGCAGCTAGTGCAAAACACTTTACACTTTCAGCAGCAAGAAGTGTTACAAATGGGGATGCAGATGCACAAGCAAATGTATTAGCAGCAAGATTACACGCTTCTAAAGTAGCAGTTGATGTTTGTACAAAAGCTATGAAAATAGGTGGTGGAACTGCTTATGCAAAAAGAATTACTATTGAAAGATTATTAAGAGACTCTTTAGCTGCACAAGTTATGGCTCCTAGTACAGATGTAATTACAACATGGCTTGGAAAAGCTTTAACAAATCAACCACTAATGTAA
- a CDS encoding ferritin-like domain-containing protein, producing the protein MNNLNHCISIFTGNTPPSKELFLKLENAFLVAEQHSIIEIVSMKANIEIELRGWAKLRGHLYLGRESLKEQFSYKIQKIGKNNFTGKPSWGNKMKGIESSNPKLKDLNLSEEILKKAPEDNGLLTRGIVTQEGTPFYDFELSHKELVWSEPVSVLYEEGKNLQWNATTDIAWNEIPNLDPVLEKAICQIMTYLVENEFSALYIPGKFISKINPYYMEVPLFLSSLMNDEARHIEVFTKRANANGGGFQYSSEVTQRSLYSLFKEEDYIKSSFLLHVMGEGTFVDLLNFLEKHMPDEATRKIIKLAKRDEMRHVAYGMEHVKSAIEQNPKRINALKNTAFKRKEFMDEINSESSILLESLAVLAGGSDQPADYKKGFDLVEELKEKMNSNRIKRLIDIGMDEDLANEISKVHTPNFM; encoded by the coding sequence TTGAATAATCTAAACCATTGTATATCAATTTTTACAGGTAACACTCCCCCATCAAAAGAACTTTTTCTAAAACTTGAAAATGCTTTTTTAGTTGCTGAACAACATTCAATTATAGAGATTGTCTCTATGAAAGCAAATATTGAAATTGAATTAAGAGGTTGGGCAAAACTACGAGGACATTTATATTTAGGTAGAGAAAGCCTTAAAGAACAATTCTCATATAAAATCCAGAAAATTGGGAAAAATAATTTTACTGGTAAGCCTTCATGGGGAAATAAAATGAAAGGCATAGAGAGTTCTAATCCTAAATTAAAAGATTTAAATCTAAGTGAAGAGATACTAAAAAAAGCTCCTGAAGACAATGGTCTTTTAACAAGAGGTATAGTTACACAAGAAGGAACTCCCTTTTATGATTTTGAATTATCTCACAAAGAACTTGTTTGGTCTGAACCTGTGTCAGTTTTATATGAAGAGGGTAAAAATCTTCAGTGGAATGCTACAACTGATATAGCTTGGAATGAGATTCCAAATCTTGATCCAGTTTTAGAAAAAGCTATATGCCAAATAATGACATATCTAGTAGAAAATGAATTTTCAGCTCTTTATATCCCTGGAAAATTTATTAGTAAAATAAACCCTTATTACATGGAAGTTCCCTTATTTCTGTCATCTTTAATGAATGATGAAGCAAGACATATAGAAGTTTTTACAAAAAGAGCAAATGCAAATGGAGGAGGATTTCAATACTCAAGTGAAGTTACTCAACGTTCATTGTATTCACTTTTTAAAGAAGAAGACTATATAAAAAGTTCTTTTTTACTCCATGTAATGGGCGAAGGAACGTTTGTTGACTTATTAAACTTCTTAGAAAAACATATGCCAGATGAGGCTACAAGAAAAATAATAAAACTAGCAAAAAGAGATGAGATGAGACATGTAGCTTATGGGATGGAACATGTAAAATCTGCAATTGAACAAAATCCAAAAAGGATAAATGCTCTAAAAAATACAGCATTTAAAAGAAAAGAGTTTATGGATGAGATTAATAGTGAATCCTCTATATTACTTGAATCTTTAGCAGTATTAGCAGGAGGAAGTGATCAGCCTGCTGATTATAAAAAAGGATTTGATTTAGTTGAAGAGTTAAAAGAAAAAATGAACTCTAACAGAATTAAAAGATTAATTGATATTGGTATGGATGAAGACTTAGCGAATGAAATCTCTAAAGTTCATACACCAAATTTTATGTAG
- a CDS encoding aldo/keto reductase, with amino-acid sequence MEYTLSTNNIKVPKMIYGTAWKKEKTASLVKEAILSGFRGIDTACQPRHYQEDLVGDGIQEAYKEGIKREDLYIQTKFTPIDGQDKNNMPYLESDSISLQVEKSFETSKKNLKTDYIDTYILHSPVFPGSKLLNVWNTMSSFQKNKEVGQLGISNCYDLDVLKYLYEKVEIKPAIVQNRFYAQTSYDKTIRQWCDEKGIIYESFWSLTANPEILNSELIFTLSRKYKRTNVSVFYRFLNQIGIIPLNGTTTKEHMIEDLKIFEFSLEKEDIKKILELLK; translated from the coding sequence ATGGAATATACATTATCTACTAATAATATAAAAGTACCTAAAATGATTTATGGTACAGCTTGGAAAAAAGAAAAAACTGCTTCATTGGTTAAAGAGGCAATATTAAGTGGTTTTAGAGGAATTGATACTGCGTGTCAACCAAGACATTATCAAGAAGATTTAGTTGGTGACGGTATTCAAGAGGCTTACAAAGAAGGGATAAAAAGAGAAGACTTATATATTCAAACAAAATTTACTCCTATTGATGGGCAAGATAAGAATAATATGCCTTATTTAGAAAGCGATTCTATTTCTTTACAAGTTGAAAAGTCATTTGAAACTTCAAAGAAAAATCTAAAAACAGACTACATAGATACTTATATCTTACATTCACCAGTTTTTCCTGGAAGCAAATTACTAAATGTATGGAATACAATGAGTAGTTTTCAAAAAAACAAAGAAGTAGGGCAGTTAGGGATTAGTAATTGTTACGATTTAGATGTATTAAAATATTTATATGAAAAAGTAGAGATTAAACCTGCTATAGTTCAAAACAGATTTTATGCCCAAACATCTTATGATAAAACAATTAGACAATGGTGTGATGAAAAAGGGATTATATATGAAAGTTTTTGGTCTCTAACTGCAAATCCTGAGATTTTAAATAGTGAGTTAATTTTTACTTTATCAAGAAAATATAAAAGAACGAATGTATCAGTTTTTTATAGATTTTTAAATCAAATTGGAATAATACCTTTAAATGGTACAACAACAAAAGAGCATATGATTGAGGATTTAAAGATATTTGAGTTTTCTTTAGAAAAAGAGGATATTAAAAAGATTTTAGAGTTGCTAAAATAG
- a CDS encoding DsbC family protein: protein MFKLLKTALIALAMISAANAANLLPKEKINEFQDLTLFKNAGITIDRGFDEGNVYLLNITVRGKAHKIYLTKDKKYLIQGEMVDTNTGMPLMIPDMPVDLKPTIGKEALTFGTGKDEYVLFTDPECPYCKKFESYFHQIEDKVKMRVFFYPLPFHKNAKDISLYIMSKNDYKSQTKAMTETTKDTADFKNRKYKDGELEKLQKNLDEQMAIAAKLGISGTPSIFNKDGEKVSWVKLLQKYGVEIK from the coding sequence ATGTTTAAACTTTTAAAGACGGCCTTAATTGCATTAGCAATGATAAGTGCTGCAAATGCAGCAAACCTTTTACCAAAAGAAAAAATCAATGAATTTCAAGATTTAACACTTTTTAAAAATGCTGGAATTACAATTGATAGAGGATTTGATGAAGGAAATGTTTATTTATTAAATATTACAGTTAGAGGAAAAGCACATAAAATTTATTTAACTAAAGACAAAAAATATTTAATTCAAGGTGAAATGGTAGATACAAATACAGGAATGCCTTTAATGATTCCAGATATGCCAGTTGATTTAAAACCAACAATTGGTAAAGAAGCTTTAACATTTGGTACAGGAAAAGATGAATATGTATTATTTACAGACCCAGAGTGTCCATATTGTAAAAAATTTGAGTCTTATTTCCATCAAATAGAAGATAAAGTTAAAATGAGAGTTTTCTTTTATCCATTACCTTTCCATAAAAATGCTAAAGATATCTCTTTATATATTATGAGTAAAAATGATTATAAAAGTCAAACAAAAGCTATGACGGAAACTACAAAAGATACAGCAGATTTTAAAAACAGAAAATACAAAGATGGTGAACTTGAAAAATTACAAAAAAATCTTGATGAACAAATGGCAATAGCTGCTAAACTTGGGATTTCAGGAACTCCATCAATATTTAATAAAGATGGTGAAAAAGTTTCATGGGTTAAATTACTTCAAAAATATGGAGTTGAGATAAAATAG
- a CDS encoding AEC family transporter → MENFILILLCIAIGYGIRRLHIFSKDAATTLNQFAIYISLPAMILLQIPKLSFSMDALIPIIIAWLVMTITAILILYLCKFFSFSKEITGSLLLVAILTNSSFMGIPIINAYIGESALPYVLIYDQLGTFIALAIYGTFIASYYSSKTEISFKIIVYKVLTFPPFLSLVVALFLMGVEFNETITKVLSSLASTIVPIALVAVGLQLQFKLPRSEIKPFSVALIVKLVIAPLIAFGICILFSWDNQASIVSILEAGMAPMITAGAIASMAGLAPRLSSAIVGYGILISFPTTYIIFKMLSF, encoded by the coding sequence ATGGAAAACTTTATACTTATTCTATTGTGTATAGCAATAGGATATGGGATTAGAAGATTACATATTTTTTCAAAAGATGCTGCTACAACCCTAAATCAATTTGCTATTTATATCTCGCTTCCAGCAATGATTTTGCTTCAAATTCCAAAACTTAGTTTTTCTATGGATGCTTTAATACCTATAATTATAGCTTGGTTAGTTATGACTATTACAGCTATACTGATATTATACTTATGTAAGTTTTTTAGTTTTTCTAAAGAGATTACTGGATCATTATTATTAGTAGCAATTTTAACAAACTCTTCATTTATGGGTATTCCAATTATAAATGCTTATATAGGTGAAAGTGCTTTACCTTATGTCCTTATATATGATCAATTGGGAACTTTTATTGCTTTAGCAATATATGGAACCTTTATTGCTTCATATTATTCTAGTAAAACTGAAATTAGTTTTAAAATTATTGTTTATAAAGTATTAACATTCCCACCATTTTTATCATTAGTTGTCGCCCTATTTTTAATGGGTGTAGAATTTAATGAAACTATTACAAAAGTTTTAAGCTCTCTTGCTTCAACTATAGTACCAATTGCTTTAGTTGCAGTTGGACTACAACTTCAATTTAAACTTCCAAGAAGTGAAATCAAGCCTTTTAGTGTTGCTTTAATTGTAAAACTTGTAATTGCTCCATTAATTGCATTTGGAATATGTATACTTTTTTCTTGGGATAATCAAGCTTCAATTGTTTCTATACTTGAAGCAGGAATGGCTCCAATGATTACAGCTGGTGCTATTGCTTCTATGGCAGGATTAGCTCCAAGACTTAGTTCTGCAATTGTTGGTTATGGAATTTTAATCTCTTTTCCAACAACTTATATAATATTTAAAATGTTAAGTTTTTAA
- a CDS encoding helix-turn-helix domain-containing protein: MYYVNDKEYKCSVAITLDIFNDRWKLSIIWQLLAGEKRFKELHENISEITQKTLTVKLKELEEKNIINREVFPEVPPKVVYSLTKSGEKLKPVLKEMYEWGISYANEHGKMTDEKECCELKISEKAGFHS; this comes from the coding sequence ATGTATTATGTAAATGATAAAGAGTATAAATGTTCAGTTGCAATTACTCTTGATATCTTTAATGACAGATGGAAACTATCAATTATTTGGCAACTACTTGCAGGAGAAAAAAGATTTAAAGAACTGCATGAAAACATTTCAGAAATTACTCAAAAAACTTTAACAGTTAAATTAAAAGAATTAGAAGAAAAAAATATTATAAACAGGGAAGTTTTTCCTGAAGTTCCACCAAAAGTTGTATATTCTTTAACAAAAAGTGGTGAAAAATTAAAACCAGTTTTAAAAGAGATGTACGAATGGGGAATCTCTTATGCAAACGAACATGGTAAAATGACTGACGAAAAAGAGTGTTGTGAATTAAAAATCTCAGAAAAAGCAGGATTTCACTCTTAA
- a CDS encoding DMT family transporter, which produces MNKTENKTKYFIGMIIAMIFWGIAWTSGKVTMEHSSPQVAAFWRYFISFISIIPVVFYLKTSLKTDKVGIIYMILAGLLSAAFNYLFFVGLSHGEAGYGGTIVTSLVPLLTYVMSILILGTKVNSRQVVALSVGFFGAIILLRIPMDGLGFLNINSSYFLLCALVWAVVTILAQKASSRANPMLYTLIVFGITSFVNMIFAMPYHPFDFASLDSIFWWNILFIGLFSGTFSMTLFFISASHLGAHQAGVFMFIVPIGAIVSSWIVYDERIMLSTIIGCLLSFVAVILFNTKKRFRANIKKN; this is translated from the coding sequence TTGAACAAAACAGAAAATAAAACAAAATATTTTATAGGAATGATTATAGCTATGATTTTTTGGGGAATAGCATGGACTTCAGGAAAAGTCACAATGGAACACTCAAGCCCTCAAGTTGCAGCTTTTTGGAGATATTTCATCTCATTTATTAGTATTATTCCTGTTGTATTTTATTTAAAAACCTCTCTTAAAACAGATAAAGTAGGAATTATATATATGATATTAGCTGGACTTTTAAGTGCAGCATTTAATTATCTGTTTTTTGTTGGTTTATCACATGGTGAAGCAGGATATGGAGGAACAATAGTAACTTCATTGGTTCCACTACTAACTTATGTAATGTCAATATTAATTTTAGGAACAAAAGTAAATAGCAGACAAGTTGTTGCTTTATCGGTTGGATTTTTTGGAGCTATTATACTATTACGAATTCCAATGGATGGATTAGGTTTTCTAAATATAAATAGTTCATATTTTTTATTATGTGCACTTGTATGGGCTGTTGTTACAATTTTAGCTCAAAAAGCATCTTCAAGAGCAAACCCTATGTTATATACTTTAATAGTATTTGGAATAACTAGTTTTGTAAATATGATTTTTGCAATGCCATATCATCCTTTTGATTTTGCAAGTTTAGACTCTATATTTTGGTGGAATATACTTTTTATTGGACTTTTCTCAGGTACTTTTAGTATGACTTTATTTTTTATTTCTGCAAGTCATTTAGGGGCACATCAAGCTGGTGTATTTATGTTTATTGTTCCAATTGGGGCAATTGTATCTAGTTGGATTGTATATGATGAGAGGATTATGTTATCGACAATAATTGGGTGTTTATTGTCATTTGTAGCAGTTATTTTATTTAATACTAAAAAAAGATTTAGAGCAAATATTAAAAAAAATTAA
- a CDS encoding MFS transporter produces the protein MPIALIALTLSAFAIGTTEFVTVGLVPTISNDLLISVPSTGLLVTMYAVGVAIGAPILTALSSKYNKKAVLIMAMVVFSLGHIVSALSPNFTTLLLARTITGLTHGLFFSIGATIATGLVSKEKAASAIAVMFGGLTVAMVLGVPLGTYIGQEFGWRNTFFIISLLGTIAFISIIFLLPNNIKVTTPDKFFNQMKILANPKLLIAYLITIFGFGGPFIAFTFLVPILENITNFKSTIISLILLAFGAATIVGNYFGGKFADKFGVDKVLFAFFAALSLTLLSLSFFAHNQRITIFILFLWRIFAFATSPALQANVVKIATTNEPHAVDVASGFNISAFNVGIALWSSVGGAVVANIGLLQTTWISAIIVSLSLILITIGYKLQK, from the coding sequence ATGCCAATAGCTTTAATTGCTCTTACTCTTAGTGCATTTGCAATAGGAACAACTGAATTTGTAACAGTTGGATTAGTACCAACAATTTCTAACGACCTCTTAATCTCTGTTCCCTCAACAGGATTGTTAGTTACAATGTATGCAGTTGGAGTAGCTATTGGAGCCCCAATTTTAACAGCCTTGTCTAGTAAATATAATAAGAAAGCAGTTTTAATAATGGCAATGGTTGTTTTTTCTTTAGGTCACATAGTTTCTGCACTTTCTCCTAATTTTACAACATTATTATTAGCAAGAACTATAACAGGTCTAACACATGGATTATTCTTTTCTATTGGAGCAACTATTGCTACAGGTTTAGTTTCTAAAGAGAAAGCAGCAAGTGCAATTGCTGTTATGTTTGGAGGTTTAACTGTAGCAATGGTATTAGGGGTTCCACTAGGAACATATATTGGCCAAGAATTTGGTTGGAGAAATACTTTTTTTATTATTTCCCTTTTAGGTACAATTGCATTTATTAGTATAATTTTTTTATTGCCTAATAATATAAAAGTAACAACCCCTGACAAATTCTTTAATCAAATGAAAATCTTGGCAAACCCTAAACTTCTTATTGCTTATTTAATTACAATATTTGGTTTCGGTGGTCCCTTTATTGCATTTACTTTTTTAGTACCTATTTTAGAAAATATTACAAATTTTAAATCAACTATTATTTCATTAATTTTATTAGCTTTTGGAGCAGCAACAATAGTTGGTAACTATTTTGGTGGTAAATTTGCTGACAAGTTTGGAGTAGATAAAGTATTATTTGCTTTTTTTGCAGCTTTAAGTTTAACACTTCTTTCACTTAGTTTTTTTGCTCATAATCAAAGGATAACTATATTTATACTTTTTTTGTGGAGGATTTTTGCATTTGCAACAAGTCCAGCTTTACAGGCAAATGTTGTGAAAATAGCAACAACAAATGAACCCCATGCAGTGGATGTGGCTTCTGGGTTTAATATCAGTGCTTTTAATGTTGGTATTGCTTTATGGTCATCTGTTGGTGGTGCTGTAGTTGCAAACATAGGTTTGCTTCAAACAACATGGATATCTGCAATAATTGTATCTTTATCATTGATTTTGATTACAATTGGATATAAATTACAAAAATAA
- a CDS encoding NAD(P)H-dependent oxidoreductase, which produces MKKALILNGHQYYDNVAVGNLTQSIINRAKEFFIKNGYEVLEATVDKEYNIEEESKKLQEADVVFFQHPVYWMGMPWKAKKYLDEVLTQGAHYASDGRSRDDASKKYGSGGLLDGKYMISLTYNCPTTEFDNKDGYFDGLSLDEANIADHKIFQFCGLKPTETFSVHDIFKGDLDLNKELDRLESILTKNFS; this is translated from the coding sequence ATGAAAAAAGCTTTAATTTTAAATGGACATCAATACTATGATAATGTTGCAGTGGGTAATTTAACTCAAAGTATTATTAATAGAGCAAAAGAGTTTTTTATAAAAAATGGATATGAAGTTTTAGAAGCTACTGTTGATAAAGAGTATAATATAGAAGAAGAGAGTAAAAAACTTCAAGAAGCTGATGTGGTATTTTTTCAACATCCTGTTTATTGGATGGGTATGCCTTGGAAAGCTAAAAAATATTTAGATGAAGTATTAACACAAGGTGCACATTATGCTAGTGATGGACGAAGTAGAGATGATGCCTCAAAAAAATATGGTAGCGGTGGATTACTAGATGGTAAATATATGATCTCTTTAACATATAACTGCCCAACAACAGAATTTGACAATAAAGATGGATATTTTGATGGTTTATCTTTAGATGAAGCAAATATTGCTGATCATAAAATCTTCCAGTTTTGTGGATTAAAACCAACAGAAACATTTTCTGTTCATGATATTTTTAAAGGTGATTTAGATTTAAATAAAGAGTTAGATAGACTTGAGTCAATTTTAACTAAAAACTTTTCATAA
- a CDS encoding putative quinol monooxygenase has product MDNITVVANIQIKKEFVSEVYEVLVELHKKTNELDEGCISYKFHKDLEKDNSFTFIEVWENIEFLKLHSQKEHFKKFTDFIEGKIESMNVQKLEQVK; this is encoded by the coding sequence TTGGATAATATAACAGTAGTTGCGAATATTCAAATCAAAAAAGAGTTTGTTTCAGAAGTTTATGAGGTATTAGTTGAGCTTCATAAAAAAACAAATGAATTAGATGAGGGGTGTATATCTTACAAATTTCATAAAGATTTAGAAAAAGATAACTCTTTTACTTTTATTGAAGTTTGGGAAAATATTGAGTTTTTAAAACTTCATTCACAAAAAGAGCACTTTAAAAAATTTACTGACTTTATTGAGGGTAAAATTGAAAGTATGAATGTTCAAAAGTTAGAACAAGTTAAATAA